In Littorina saxatilis isolate snail1 linkage group LG8, US_GU_Lsax_2.0, whole genome shotgun sequence, a single genomic region encodes these proteins:
- the LOC138974355 gene encoding uncharacterized protein yields MVSGKPPDFKVEVDITDMLYEGLDYWRIELFNEVEFSRSLYTTLSINQSIFAGRRTTPPLYQNSVLLATHQLGRPLQHQPLANQCGRVAMQELEEAQSRRSNGSHSSSNNTYEEVDDCSADAAEDPSQNTPRNKPESSIEDSYLHPVSSTGDLNASPKPTSVNENACSPPTESSLKLASAGLAVNVKSKSMPTLITGVDESVMQVNGEDGVDEASSKLVGSCECGEDISEQLYENTAL; encoded by the exons ATGGTGTCCGGAAAACCTCCTGACTTCAAGGTGGAGGTAGATATCACTGACATGCTGTACGAGGGATTGGATTACTGGCGGATTGAATTGTTCAATGAA GTAGAATTTTCGAGATCGCTTTATACCACACTGTCTATCAACCAATCCATCTTTGCAGGACGACGAACTACACCACCTCTCTACCAGAACAGTGTTCTCCTTGCCACTCATCAGCTTGGCAGACCGCTGCAACATCAGCCGTTGGCAAACCAGTGTGGAAGAGTGGCTATGCAAGAGCTGGAAGAAGCTCAAAGCAGACGATCAAACGGATCCCACAGCAGCAGTAATAACACGTATGAAGAAGTGGACGATTGCTCAGCCGATGCTGCAGAAG ATCCATCGCAAAACACGCCTAGAAACAAGCCGGAAAGCAGCATTGAGGATTCCTACCTTCACCCAGTGAGTTCTACTGGAGACCTGAATGCATCACCGAAACCTACATCAGTTAATGAGAACGCCTGCTCTCCTCCTACAGAAAGCAGCCTGAAACTTGCGTCAGCCGGTTTAGCCGTTAATGTCAAAAGTAAGAGCATGCCCACCCTTATCACGGGTGTAGATGAGTCGGTAATGCAGGTAAATGGGGAGGACGGTGTTGATGAAGCTTCATCTAAACTCGTTGGTTCTTGTGAATGCGGGGAAGACATCTCTGAGCAATTGTATGAAAACACTGCTCTGTAG